In Elaeis guineensis isolate ETL-2024a chromosome 1, EG11, whole genome shotgun sequence, a genomic segment contains:
- the LOC105038861 gene encoding (S)-8-oxocitronellyl enol synthase CYC2: MDVGKLDSASIPTAEARVASMATTAAVARSVEGKVALVAGATGLVGRELVRALLLPSSAWKLVYGVARRPPDDDDDHERYRFLTCDLLDRGETMEKLSPLAEKVTDVFWVTWASQFPLDTRECCDQNRAMLSNALDALLLPVPSPALAHLALQTGTMHYVSIKQAAAAGCHVYYEEESPRVGEEDHNFYYALEDLVKERLGGGGRRIASWSVHRPGLLLGSSRRSHFNLMGSLCVYASICKHLGLPFRFHGLRRCWVEPYMDASDARVVANQNLWWASVVSSSTSSSLPSTPSSSLYCQAFNAVNGTAFTWKEVWPALAAKFGLSLQADDDDELVSEETSYSRLMEDKGAAWEEIVAKDSLRPSQMDDLANWAFLDMVFRFPAKILVSSGKAHRLGFTTSYAALESLLYWVDRMREERLIPSY, encoded by the coding sequence CGCGACGGGGCTGGTGGGCCGGGAGCTAGTGAGAGCTCTGCTCCTCCCAAGCTCTGCATGGAAGCTGGTGTACGGCGTTGCTCGAAGGCCCCCCGACGACGACGACGATCATGAACGGTACCGGTTCCTCACGTGCGACCTGCTGGACCGTGGGGAGACGATGGAGAAGCTGTCGCCGCTGGCGGAGAAGGTGACGGACGTGTTCTGGGTGACATGGGCGAGCCAGTTCCCACTGGACACCCGGGAGTGCTGCGACCAGAACCGTGCCATGCTCTCCAACGCCCTCGACGCCCTCCTCCTCCCTGTCCCCAGCCCTGCCCTCGCCCACCTCGCCCTGCAAACTGGCACCATGCACTACGTGTCCATCAAGCAGGCCGCCGCCGCCGGCTGCCATGTTTATTATGAGGAGGAGAGCCCGCGGGTGGGGGAGGAGGACCACAACTTCTACTACGCGCTGGAGGATCTCGTCAAGGAGCGATTGGGAGGTGGCGGGAGGAGAATCGCCAGCTGGTCGGTCCATCGCCCGGGGCTGCTGCTGGGCTCCTCCCGGCGATCTCACTTCAACCTGATGGGGAGTCTATGCGTGTACGCCAGCATCTGCAAACATCTTGGCCTGCCCTTCCGCTTTCATGGCCTCAGGCGTTGCTGGGTGGAGCCCTACATGGATGCCTCCGATGCCCGAGTCGTCGCTAACCAGAATCTTTGGTGGGCATCGGTGGTATCTTCTTCGACATCCTCGTCACTACCGTCAACACCATCATCATCGTTATACTGTCAGGCTTTCAATGCTGTGAACGGCACCGCCTTCACATGGAAGGAGGTCTGGCCGGCGCTAGCGGCCAAATTCGGGCTCTCCTTGCAGGCTGACGACGACGATGAGttggtgtcggaggagacgagctACAGTAGGCTGATGGAGGACAAGGGAGCAGCGTGGGAGGAGATCGTGGCCAAAGATAGTCTGCGCCCCAGCCAGATGGACGACCTCGCCAATTGGGCCTTCCTCGACATGGTGTTCCGCTTCCCGGCGAAGATACTGGTCAGCTCCGGCAAGGCCCACCGCCTCGGCTTCACCACCAGCTACGCCGCCCTGGAATCCCTGCTCTATTGGGTAGATCGGATGCGAGAGGAGCGCCTCATCCCTTCTTACTGA